The Methanothrix soehngenii GP6 genome has a window encoding:
- a CDS encoding hemolysin family protein: MLIEILIILILILVNGAFSMAEMAVVSSRKARLRQMADSGDKGAAVALELISNSNQFLSAVQTGVTLMATLIGAFGGATLSDELAGYLLGLYPALAQFSHGIALALVVLSITFVSLVIGELVPKRIALSNPERIASWSASPLNAFSKIVYPLILLLSKSTEFVLQALGVNSNAEPEVTEEEIRIMIDQGTMAGVIEEEEQDIMERVFSLGERKVNSIMTPRGKIVWLDIHDTLAEIQRKTVSGPYTMFPVCSKKLDNVLGVIQSKDILNCDLNKKEIDLRSLLLPPLFVPESMRALKVLEKFKQTGIHLAIVLDEYGTVQGIVALVDLLEGLVGDIPHIDELGEPQILRRSDGSWLVDGTMPADDFKETLDIDKLPDEDDGTYQTMGGFMMTHLEKVPTSGDKFEWGGYRFEVMDMDERRVDKLLVTPLAEDVTS; encoded by the coding sequence ATGTTGATTGAGATTCTGATCATACTAATTCTCATATTAGTCAACGGCGCCTTTTCCATGGCGGAGATGGCAGTTGTCTCCTCGCGCAAGGCCAGGCTCCGTCAGATGGCAGATAGTGGAGATAAGGGTGCTGCCGTCGCTTTAGAGCTGATCAGCAACTCCAATCAGTTTCTTTCCGCTGTTCAGACTGGGGTAACCTTAATGGCCACACTTATCGGGGCTTTCGGCGGCGCGACCTTATCCGATGAGCTGGCGGGCTACTTGCTTGGCCTTTATCCCGCTTTAGCTCAATTCAGCCATGGAATTGCTCTAGCCCTGGTAGTCCTGTCGATAACCTTCGTCAGCCTAGTTATAGGCGAGCTGGTGCCAAAGAGGATAGCCCTCTCCAATCCGGAGCGGATTGCATCCTGGTCTGCATCTCCCTTAAACGCTTTTTCCAAGATTGTATACCCCTTGATTCTTCTCTTGAGCAAATCCACGGAGTTCGTCCTCCAAGCCCTGGGGGTCAATTCTAACGCTGAGCCGGAGGTCACTGAAGAAGAGATAAGAATTATGATAGACCAGGGAACGATGGCCGGGGTGATCGAAGAGGAGGAGCAGGACATCATGGAAAGAGTCTTCTCTTTGGGTGAAAGAAAGGTCAACTCCATCATGACCCCTCGGGGAAAGATAGTCTGGCTTGATATCCATGACACCCTCGCCGAGATCCAAAGGAAGACCGTCAGCGGGCCGTACACCATGTTTCCGGTCTGCAGCAAGAAGCTGGATAACGTCCTGGGAGTGATTCAGTCCAAGGATATCCTGAACTGCGACCTTAATAAAAAGGAGATTGATCTGAGGTCTTTGCTGCTGCCACCTCTATTTGTACCGGAGAGCATGAGGGCTTTGAAGGTGCTGGAGAAGTTCAAGCAGACGGGAATCCATCTGGCCATCGTCCTGGATGAGTATGGCACAGTGCAGGGGATTGTGGCACTGGTAGACCTCCTGGAGGGGCTGGTGGGAGACATTCCCCATATCGATGAGCTGGGGGAGCCCCAGATCCTGCGCAGGAGCGATGGTTCATGGCTGGTGGATGGGACGATGCCCGCGGATGACTTCAAAGAGACGCTAGACATCGACAAGCTTCCTGATGAGGATGATGGGACCTACCAAACCATGGGCGGTTTCATGATGACCCATCTGGAGAAGGTTCCCACCTCGGGAGATAAATTCGAATGGGGTGGCTATCGCTTTGAGGTCATGGATATGGATGAACGCCGGGTGGACAAGCTGCTGGTGACCCCTCTGGCCGAGGATGTGACGAGCTAA
- a CDS encoding radical SAM protein — translation MRSFSPRLAARALWQMRIRKRPYVLSHGVNARCNLRCSFCQYWREPGGEMTKKEIFRMLDEASSFGIGVYNAWTVEPLLREDLPQILRHAKSQGLITSLVTNGLLLAKRADELGDLDYLSVSVDGIKSYRELRGVDLENILAGIRAAKKAGHEILINCVISSKNTGELEDLVHLAEELGTWISFEPLHESRGISDSVWKDLGIRDRSEYEKAVHRLMDLKRSGAPIINSLTYLEMISSLKPGFKCHASDIILHVAADGSIENCRVHTQSLANVKDGLAEAWQASRIGRQEAVQSCPGCLFFGYAENSLLYEFVPEVLRHYEWM, via the coding sequence ATGAGATCCTTCTCCCCCCGGCTGGCGGCCAGAGCCCTCTGGCAGATGCGGATTCGAAAGAGGCCTTATGTCCTCTCCCATGGGGTTAACGCCCGCTGCAACCTCAGATGCTCCTTCTGCCAGTACTGGAGAGAGCCCGGTGGAGAGATGACCAAAAAGGAGATCTTCAGGATGCTGGATGAGGCCAGCTCCTTTGGCATCGGGGTCTATAATGCCTGGACCGTCGAGCCCCTGCTCAGGGAGGATCTGCCCCAGATTCTGAGGCACGCCAAATCCCAGGGCCTCATCACCAGTCTGGTCACCAACGGCCTTCTGCTCGCCAAGAGGGCGGATGAGCTTGGTGACCTTGATTATCTCTCAGTCTCCGTGGACGGGATCAAGAGCTATCGGGAGCTGCGGGGAGTAGACCTGGAGAATATCCTGGCTGGAATCAGGGCGGCAAAGAAGGCTGGCCATGAGATTCTGATCAACTGCGTGATAAGCAGCAAAAACACGGGCGAGCTGGAGGATCTGGTCCATCTGGCCGAAGAGCTGGGCACCTGGATATCATTTGAGCCTCTGCATGAGTCCCGAGGAATTTCGGACTCGGTCTGGAAGGACCTGGGAATACGGGACAGATCTGAATATGAGAAGGCAGTGCACAGGCTGATGGATCTGAAGAGAAGCGGTGCGCCGATCATCAACTCCCTGACCTATCTGGAGATGATATCATCACTTAAGCCCGGATTCAAATGCCATGCCAGCGACATCATCCTCCATGTGGCAGCGGACGGAAGCATCGAGAACTGCCGGGTCCACACTCAATCCCTGGCCAATGTGAAGGATGGGCTGGCAGAGGCCTGGCAGGCCTCAAGGATTGGCCGGCAGGAAGCAGTCCAGTCCTGCCCTGGCTGCCTGTTCTTCGGATATGCGGAAAACAGCCTCCTTTACGAGTTCGTCCCCGAGGTTTTGAGGCATTATGAGTGGATGTAG
- the mscL gene encoding large-conductance mechanosensitive channel protein MscL, protein MGIISEFKEFAVKGNAVDMAVGIIIGAAFGSIVNSLVNDIIMPPIGMLTGGINFADMFIALDGEAYASLAEAQAVSAPTINYGLFINAVISFIIVAFAVFMLVRQINALKRQPAPLDPTTKECPYCKETIAIGAIKCKHCTADLK, encoded by the coding sequence ATGGGAATTATAAGCGAGTTCAAGGAATTTGCAGTGAAGGGCAACGCCGTGGATATGGCGGTAGGCATCATTATAGGCGCTGCATTTGGCAGCATAGTCAATTCGCTTGTGAATGATATTATCATGCCTCCAATTGGCATGCTGACGGGTGGCATAAACTTTGCCGATATGTTCATAGCTTTGGACGGTGAGGCCTATGCTAGCCTGGCAGAGGCACAGGCGGTATCAGCGCCGACCATCAATTACGGATTATTCATAAATGCGGTTATTTCTTTCATCATCGTGGCATTTGCGGTGTTCATGCTGGTCCGGCAGATAAATGCCCTCAAAAGGCAGCCTGCACCTCTTGATCCAACCACCAAGGAATGCCCATACTGCAAAGAGACCATTGCGATAGGAGCCATCAAGTGCAAGCACTGCACCGCTGATTTAAAGTAA
- a CDS encoding (4Fe-4S)-binding protein, giving the protein MKEYSCDGLIVRWNPEKCIHAKECVNGLPQVFNHNSRPWINMQGASPAQIMKVIDRCPSGALSYQEKAPESSEKNASNERYASIKVVKNGPLLVEGDCRLFNSDGNEMAEGAFALCRCGASRKKPFCDGSHIKITFDDTK; this is encoded by the coding sequence ATGAAGGAGTACTCCTGCGATGGGCTGATTGTGCGGTGGAATCCGGAAAAATGCATACATGCGAAGGAATGCGTGAACGGACTGCCCCAGGTCTTCAACCACAACAGCAGGCCCTGGATAAATATGCAGGGCGCAAGTCCTGCGCAGATAATGAAGGTCATAGATCGCTGCCCTTCCGGCGCTCTGAGCTATCAAGAAAAGGCACCTGAATCATCTGAAAAAAATGCATCAAATGAGCGATACGCCTCTATCAAGGTGGTGAAGAACGGTCCCCTGCTGGTTGAAGGAGACTGCCGTCTATTCAATTCAGATGGCAATGAGATGGCAGAAGGGGCTTTTGCCCTCTGCAGATGCGGAGCCTCCCGGAAAAAGCCTTTCTGCGATGGAAGCCATATCAAGATAACCTTCGACGATACAAAATGA
- a CDS encoding DUF357 domain-containing protein, whose protein sequence is MMEGLKGDERSLKEDLSNETVKWQEKAESLFGQLSGDERMLENISSYLSDSHHFLKQNDLIRAFEAVIWAWAWMEIGLEKSLLHRGPGEEISDQDPLIGK, encoded by the coding sequence ATGATGGAAGGCCTAAAAGGGGATGAGAGAAGCCTGAAAGAGGATCTCTCAAATGAGACTGTGAAGTGGCAGGAGAAGGCAGAATCGCTCTTCGGCCAGCTATCCGGGGATGAGAGAATGCTGGAGAACATTTCCTCTTATCTATCCGACTCTCACCATTTTCTAAAACAGAATGATCTGATCAGAGCCTTTGAGGCGGTCATCTGGGCCTGGGCCTGGATGGAGATCGGCCTGGAAAAGAGTCTCCTGCACAGGGGCCCAGGGGAAGAGATCTCTGATCAAGATCCTCTGATAGGCAAATAG
- a CDS encoding dihydrolipoyl dehydrogenase, with the protein MNSMDRFDLIVIGSGAGALVAAQAARAGRNTALVDQGPMGGTCLNNGCIPSKMLIHPADMIRSIQEAGAVGVHARIEKIDFPRIMNRVHKVVDEGRAQMEATIRSRENLTHYQKRAEFIDEYVLKAGSRTLTATQFVIASGSRSRVPPISGLEESGYIDNVSLLNLREPPRSLIIIGGGYIGCEYGHFFSAMGTEVTILGRSPRLLCGEDPEISQRLHESFSRYCRVVTGYEVLSVERNGEKKVVSARGTKDGKIRQFEGEEVLLAAGRRSNSDLLRPERTGVEIDRQGWIRVDEYLQTSKKGIWALGDAIGKHMFRHTANYEARIVAHNILLVQGEAERKAADYHAVPYAVFSHPTVAGVGMKESEAKARGLKVLVGRARYTDSAKGVAMAEEYGLVKVVLEEETGRILGASIIGPEAPELIQQVVYLMNTDRQDLSTAMRSQVIHPTINEVLGRAFSGLERSRNREQPK; encoded by the coding sequence ATGAACAGCATGGACAGATTCGATCTCATCGTCATCGGCTCGGGCGCAGGGGCACTGGTGGCCGCTCAAGCCGCTCGCGCGGGAAGAAATACCGCATTGGTGGACCAGGGCCCCATGGGCGGAACCTGCCTTAACAATGGCTGCATCCCCTCGAAGATGCTCATCCATCCGGCAGACATGATCCGGAGCATCCAGGAGGCCGGGGCGGTGGGCGTCCATGCCCGAATAGAGAAGATCGATTTTCCTCGGATCATGAACCGCGTGCATAAGGTGGTGGATGAGGGGCGCGCCCAAATGGAAGCGACCATCAGATCAAGGGAGAATCTGACCCACTATCAAAAAAGAGCGGAGTTCATCGACGAGTATGTCCTGAAGGCGGGATCAAGAACCCTCACCGCCACCCAATTCGTCATCGCCAGCGGCTCTCGGTCTCGCGTTCCTCCCATCTCAGGCCTGGAGGAATCGGGATATATCGATAACGTATCACTTCTCAATCTGAGAGAGCCTCCCCGGAGCCTGATCATAATCGGCGGAGGCTATATCGGCTGCGAGTATGGTCACTTCTTCTCCGCTATGGGAACGGAGGTCACCATCCTGGGACGCAGCCCACGACTTCTGTGTGGCGAGGATCCTGAGATCTCACAGCGACTGCATGAGAGCTTCTCCCGCTACTGCCGGGTGGTCACGGGCTACGAGGTCTTATCGGTGGAAAGGAATGGCGAAAAAAAGGTCGTCTCTGCCAGAGGGACAAAGGACGGCAAAATCCGGCAGTTCGAGGGAGAGGAGGTCCTCCTTGCCGCAGGCCGGCGCTCTAATTCCGACCTTCTCCGCCCGGAGAGGACAGGAGTGGAAATCGACAGGCAAGGCTGGATCAGGGTGGACGAATATCTCCAGACCAGCAAAAAGGGGATCTGGGCTTTGGGAGACGCTATCGGAAAGCACATGTTCCGCCACACCGCCAACTATGAAGCCCGCATCGTAGCCCACAATATTCTCCTGGTTCAGGGAGAGGCAGAGCGGAAAGCGGCTGACTATCATGCCGTTCCTTATGCCGTATTCTCTCATCCGACGGTGGCGGGAGTGGGCATGAAAGAGAGCGAGGCAAAGGCCCGAGGCCTGAAGGTGCTGGTGGGAAGGGCGAGATACACAGATTCGGCCAAGGGGGTGGCTATGGCTGAGGAGTACGGCCTGGTGAAGGTAGTTTTAGAGGAGGAGACCGGTCGGATCCTGGGGGCGAGCATCATCGGCCCAGAGGCGCCAGAGCTCATTCAGCAGGTTGTCTACCTGATGAACACCGACCGCCAGGACCTTTCCACTGCGATGAGGTCTCAAGTCATCCATCCCACCATCAATGAGGTGCTGGGGAGGGCATTCTCCGGGCTCGAGCGCTCTAGAAACCGGGAGCAGCCCAAATGA
- the queC gene encoding 7-cyano-7-deazaguanine synthase QueC yields the protein MKAVLILSGGLDSTTLLYKLLADGYLVDALTFNYGQKHKKEIDCAIAITSRLDVPHQIIDLSTLAAFLGESALLGKKEVPSCHYTEEAARQTVVPNRNMIMLSVAAGYAEAHEITELFYAAHKNDQTIYPDCRPEFVEALKPAIRLGTAWNPVELQAPFVHMTKADIVRMGLKLQVPYELTWSCYKGKAMPCRTCPTCIEREEAFALCGCRDPLIGMDSH from the coding sequence ATGAAGGCGGTTTTGATACTCTCCGGCGGTCTGGACTCGACCACATTGCTCTACAAATTGCTGGCCGATGGTTATCTGGTAGATGCCCTCACCTTCAACTATGGTCAGAAGCATAAAAAAGAGATAGACTGCGCAATAGCCATCACCTCCAGGCTCGATGTCCCACATCAGATCATCGACCTCTCCACTCTGGCGGCATTCCTGGGGGAGAGCGCACTTCTGGGCAAAAAGGAGGTGCCCAGCTGCCACTATACCGAGGAGGCAGCCAGGCAGACGGTGGTACCAAACAGGAATATGATCATGCTCTCCGTGGCTGCAGGATACGCCGAGGCCCATGAGATTACAGAGTTGTTTTACGCCGCCCACAAGAACGACCAGACGATCTACCCCGACTGCCGGCCGGAGTTCGTAGAGGCTCTCAAGCCGGCAATAAGGCTGGGAACAGCCTGGAATCCCGTCGAGCTGCAAGCGCCCTTTGTGCATATGACCAAGGCGGATATCGTGAGAATGGGCCTCAAGCTGCAGGTTCCCTATGAGCTCACCTGGTCGTGCTACAAGGGAAAAGCTATGCCCTGCCGCACCTGTCCCACCTGCATAGAGAGGGAGGAGGCATTTGCCCTATGCGGTTGCAGGGATCCGCTGATAGGAATGGACAGTCATTAA